From the genome of Variovorax sp. RA8, one region includes:
- a CDS encoding type IV secretory system conjugative DNA transfer family protein has translation MKFRALSLLFPMGKVLHEAREFADDCWLRHDVPHGKNVPPDLDDKEGTGQLNSKGYPVAGMLLVESSASGTASPALPLYISLYALVAVLMGLLPQLGLGAVAPAILLAYFIGFYCFFGGLKTVLFSLVTVGASTVIPMLGGPLAAIGMKASFVQDIFNLIPAFAPLAYLEFTNRKIASKLARQGTENAGASFRAPKSRPNEERHIQAFNANEDKSPLVDHGTATGTLTSNGDSYAPDKGLSMVQSQDDLGTHVHIFGSTGTGKTALLRKILKSLKSNGTSINGIFIMDGKGYLARDCAKYLDFIIDEKVKNLNLLEGFTPEQFADMLKTLNSPAGGETGNSKFFSDTARNLVFIGSVFHEAIVDQELGKFNLTTRFQVITQLGEKAPEGEKHPLLALIGNHPDFGKEGSLLTDAALTFGALQENDGETLKNVMASVNAWFAPFFQNKLLRHLADSTTSDIEIVDVMKGLSIGICFPEALFPTAGVIYSKFLKAKLYRAIQARGDNWKKSGGSQVFFIADEVQRLIDSSDLAMLPIARSLGLSCIFATQNVDSYFAEFPKDKALAMLDSFGSIISYKSSAPTYEYVKDRIGKDRVWVEQIQAGMISYSLTNRIIMASPMNDPNNNHRRWMKILSMNAFAKLFRSDGIEGIGNNGSGQYATLKLSEQPIHILQEKDVQLVNTKKFYAIADLSRGGARRRDVIVTNPLDSNFEPINTSYADKMTAKARLGATK, from the coding sequence ATGAAATTTAGAGCACTATCACTTTTATTCCCGATGGGGAAAGTTCTACATGAGGCACGAGAGTTTGCTGACGACTGCTGGCTTCGTCATGATGTTCCACACGGCAAAAATGTTCCACCTGACTTAGACGATAAGGAAGGAACCGGACAGCTCAATTCAAAAGGCTACCCAGTAGCTGGCATGCTGCTTGTTGAAAGTTCAGCGAGTGGCACTGCCAGTCCTGCACTACCTTTATATATAAGCTTGTATGCCCTAGTGGCTGTACTTATGGGGCTTCTACCTCAACTTGGATTGGGAGCGGTTGCGCCAGCCATCTTGCTTGCATATTTCATTGGGTTTTATTGCTTCTTCGGAGGACTGAAAACTGTTCTCTTCTCATTAGTTACTGTAGGTGCATCAACAGTGATTCCCATGCTAGGCGGTCCGTTGGCTGCAATCGGCATGAAGGCAAGCTTTGTTCAAGATATTTTTAATTTAATTCCAGCCTTTGCTCCACTTGCATATTTGGAATTTACAAACAGGAAGATTGCTTCAAAGCTTGCACGCCAAGGAACTGAAAACGCAGGAGCAAGTTTTAGAGCACCAAAGTCAAGACCCAATGAGGAAAGACATATTCAGGCCTTTAATGCAAACGAGGACAAAAGTCCACTGGTTGACCATGGGACAGCTACAGGCACTCTTACTTCAAATGGCGACAGCTATGCCCCAGATAAAGGCTTGTCAATGGTTCAAAGTCAGGATGACTTAGGGACTCACGTGCACATCTTTGGATCAACAGGAACTGGAAAAACCGCATTACTAAGAAAGATACTTAAAAGTCTTAAATCAAATGGCACTTCAATAAACGGTATCTTCATCATGGATGGCAAAGGTTACTTAGCGAGAGATTGCGCTAAATACCTTGATTTCATTATTGATGAGAAAGTTAAGAACCTCAACTTGCTTGAAGGCTTCACGCCAGAACAGTTTGCAGACATGTTGAAAACATTGAACAGCCCAGCAGGTGGAGAAACTGGTAATTCAAAGTTCTTTTCAGACACAGCAAGAAATCTAGTGTTTATTGGCTCGGTCTTTCATGAAGCAATTGTTGACCAGGAGCTTGGAAAATTTAATTTAACTACAAGATTCCAAGTCATCACTCAACTTGGCGAAAAAGCACCTGAGGGTGAAAAACACCCATTGCTTGCATTGATTGGAAACCATCCTGACTTTGGGAAAGAAGGAAGTCTTTTAACGGATGCTGCACTGACCTTTGGTGCATTACAAGAAAACGATGGGGAGACACTTAAAAATGTAATGGCTAGCGTCAATGCATGGTTTGCACCATTCTTCCAAAACAAGCTTCTTCGTCATCTTGCCGACAGCACAACTTCAGATATTGAAATCGTAGATGTGATGAAAGGATTGAGCATTGGGATTTGCTTTCCTGAGGCTTTGTTTCCAACAGCGGGTGTCATATACAGCAAGTTTTTAAAAGCAAAGTTATACAGAGCAATCCAAGCCCGTGGAGACAATTGGAAAAAGTCCGGTGGATCTCAAGTCTTCTTTATTGCTGATGAAGTGCAACGACTGATCGATTCATCAGATTTGGCAATGCTTCCAATAGCAAGATCCCTTGGACTCTCTTGCATATTTGCAACTCAAAACGTGGATTCGTATTTCGCTGAATTCCCCAAAGACAAAGCTCTTGCAATGTTGGATTCTTTTGGGTCAATCATTTCTTATAAATCCAGTGCTCCAACATATGAATATGTGAAGGATCGCATTGGTAAAGATAGAGTTTGGGTTGAGCAAATTCAAGCTGGCATGATTTCATACAGCTTGACTAACAGAATCATCATGGCTAGTCCAATGAATGACCCTAACAACAATCATAGAAGGTGGATGAAGATACTTTCTATGAATGCATTTGCTAAATTGTTTAGAAGCGACGGCATAGAAGGTATTGGAAATAATGGTAGTGGTCAGTATGCAACTCTGAAGCTTTCAGAACAACCTATTCACATTCTTCAAGAGAAAGATGTCCAACTTGTCAATACCAAGAAATTCTATGCAATTGCTGATCTTTCAAGAGGTGGTGCAAGAAGAAGAGATGTGATAGTCACAAACCCACTAGATTCAAATTTTGAGCCAATTAATACCAGCTATGCCGACAAGATGACTGCAAAGGCAAGATTAGGAGCTACAAAATGA